The sequence GTCTCCGCTCAATACATATTCAGTAAGTATTTGTCTCTCTACGGTTCCGTTAATAACCTGATGAACCGTATGTATTTTACAAGACGTGCCGATAGTTATCCTGGTCCCGGAATTATACCATCTGATGGAAGAAGTCTTTATATCACTCTCCAGTTAAAAATATAAAGCCATCTCATAACGAGATGGCTTTATATTTTTAAAGAATGAAAATTATTTATTCTCTGTAGCTGTGATAAGTAGGACAACGTAGCTCACGTTGACCAGAGGTGATCTTCGCACGATAGTTTAGCATCACTTCCTGAGTACCACTGGAGAAAGGAGCCAGGTGAGAAGTTGTAAAGTCAAACGAATAATTGAAATACAAATTCTCCAACACTTGTAAACTAATGAATGAAATAACTGAGTCACCGCTCCGATAAGAAACCCCAGCACTGAATAAGTCATAAAATATAAGCGAAGCATTCAAATCCATCGATAAAGGCTGTCCTTCCTGCGCCCTGATCAAAATAGATGGATTAACTTTAAGTGTGCCGGTCGGGGTCAGGTTTTGAATAAAGCCAGACCGAAGAAAGTAGTTCCTCGGCTGTTTCAACTGGGCCGCTAAAGCACTTCCTGATGCAGTGAATGTACTGTTGATCAAGTAAGGAACCGAGAAGCCTACGAAGAAGTTTTTCTTGTGATAATACACTCCTGTTCCGATGTTCGGCTTGAATTGATTGTAGGGCGTGAATTGAGGATCACTGGATACAGGAGTAGTTAGGTTAAGCGAACTAAAATCAGCTCTGATAAAGTACAACATCGTTTGCAACCCAAATGACAAGGTCGAATTCGGGAACTTGATTTTATAAGCTCCGCTGATCGTGAGATCCTGGTTAGCATAACTTCCCACCCTGTCTTCATTCACCATCATTCCAACGCCAATCTTGCCCCTCATAAAGGAACTATGGGCTGTGAAAGAGAAGGTTCTGGGCGCGCCAGGAAAATTAATCCACTGATTCCTATAGGTCGCAGTAGTGCTCATCTGCACGTGCGCTCCTGCATAAGCAGGATTGATCATCAGCTCATTAAAGTAATACTGCGAGAAGACCGGATACAGCTGCGCATGGCACAGAACAGAAACCGAAGCGAAAAACAATACAAATAAGCCTCTCTTCATTGGGTTGCTA is a genomic window of Cytophagales bacterium WSM2-2 containing:
- a CDS encoding membrane protein; its protein translation is MINPAYAGAHVQMSTTATYRNQWINFPGAPRTFSFTAHSSFMRGKIGVGMMVNEDRVGSYANQDLTISGAYKIKFPNSTLSFGLQTMLYFIRADFSSLNLTTPVSSDPQFTPYNQFKPNIGTGVYYHKKNFFVGFSVPYLINSTFTASGSALAAQLKQPRNYFLRSGFIQNLTPTGTLKVNPSILIRAQEGQPLSMDLNASLIFYDLFSAGVSYRSGDSVISFISLQVLENLYFNYSFDFTTSHLAPFSSGTQEVMLNYRAKITSGQRELRCPTYHSYRE